One window of Atribacter laminatus genomic DNA carries:
- a CDS encoding helix-turn-helix domain-containing protein, whose product MIFRVAKSREIPYVMLNKCAIYDNSLSFKAKGVLVYLLSRPDDWQIYESEIVKHSTDGKASVRAGIKELITHGYVIRQRRRTEKGKFQGYIYNVYEVPPQALEAMEERKYTNDSALENSEYFSFEEIKEIAEHYCKAYQEKFGEPHPPIDDEWKKRWVNELGNFSELCSLSVVDVLQMIDEHFARELGEGYDYNIRHFASTGILKNLAFQIGVDSFLMDVI is encoded by the coding sequence ATGATATTCAGAGTAGCGAAAAGCCGAGAAATCCCCTATGTGATGTTGAACAAATGTGCCATATATGATAACTCCCTTAGTTTTAAGGCTAAGGGAGTATTGGTGTATCTCCTAAGTCGGCCTGATGACTGGCAAATATATGAAAGCGAGATTGTGAAACATTCAACCGATGGCAAGGCCTCAGTTAGGGCAGGAATCAAGGAATTAATCACTCATGGTTATGTAATACGTCAAAGGAGAAGGACTGAGAAAGGAAAATTTCAGGGTTACATTTACAATGTCTATGAAGTACCTCCTCAAGCCTTGGAAGCAATGGAAGAAAGAAAATATACGAATGATTCAGCCTTGGAAAACAGCGAATATTTTAGTTTTGAAGAAATAAAAGAAATAGCGGAACATTATTGCAAAGCATATCAAGAAAAATTCGGGGAACCTCATCCACCTATTGATGATGAATGGAAAAAAAGATGGGTGAATGAACTGGGCAATTTTTCTGAATTGTGCTCATTATCAGTTGTTGATGTTTTACAAATGATTGATGAGCATTTTGCCCGGGAACTTGGCGAAGGTTATGATTACAACATCCGGCATTTTGCATCAACAGGAATATTGAAAAATTTGGCCTTTCAAATTGGAGTAGATTCGTTCCTAATGGATGTTATTTAA
- a CDS encoding helix-turn-helix domain-containing protein yields MLTVLKRKRLARGLKNMDVAVKVGVSETYYSKIENLTTQPNTQVIKRLEKLFATSADELFKIEE; encoded by the coding sequence TTGTTGACCGTTTTAAAGCGTAAGAGATTGGCAAGAGGATTGAAAAATATGGATGTTGCGGTAAAAGTTGGCGTAAGCGAAACGTATTATTCAAAAATTGAAAATCTAACGACCCAACCAAATACACAAGTGATTAAGCGGCTTGAAAAGCTTTTTGCTACATCAGCGGATGAGTTGTTTAAAATTGAGGAGTAA
- a CDS encoding HNH endonuclease family protein → MKIKLHEIPVSEVVEGYIDSAENGVVGYNGRLNIRPAFQREFIYKDKQRDEVIRSVKKNFPLNVMYWVKSDDGNFELLDGQQRTMSLCQYVNGDYSIDHMGFDNLTQTERQQILDYRLMIYICEGTDKEKLDWYTIINIAGERLTAQELRNAIYTGEWLTEAKKYFSKTACPAYAIASDYLNGSPIRQDYLETAIRWLASRDGKEIEDYMAEHQHDTNCNELWLYFQAVINWVKATFTEYRSKEMKGLEWGIFYNKYKDDKYDPKQLEARIVELMDDEDVTKYSGIYEYLLDGDERHLSIRAFTPKMARVAYERQKGICPKCKKHFEIADMQADHITPWSKGGKTIVENCQMLCADCNRRKSNV, encoded by the coding sequence ATGAAAATCAAATTACATGAAATACCCGTTAGCGAAGTTGTTGAGGGTTACATAGACAGCGCGGAAAATGGCGTAGTCGGTTACAACGGCCGCTTAAATATTCGCCCTGCATTTCAGCGTGAGTTTATCTATAAGGACAAGCAACGTGATGAAGTCATTCGCTCGGTGAAAAAAAACTTTCCGCTCAATGTTATGTATTGGGTAAAGAGCGACGACGGTAATTTTGAGCTTCTTGACGGGCAACAGCGCACAATGAGCCTTTGCCAATATGTGAATGGCGATTATTCCATAGACCATATGGGCTTTGATAACCTGACACAGACGGAAAGACAACAGATTTTAGACTATCGCCTAATGATTTATATTTGTGAGGGGACGGACAAGGAAAAATTAGACTGGTACACAATCATAAACATAGCGGGCGAGCGGTTGACTGCGCAGGAGTTACGCAACGCCATTTATACCGGGGAGTGGCTCACAGAAGCAAAGAAATATTTCAGTAAAACAGCCTGCCCTGCATACGCCATAGCAAGTGATTATTTGAACGGTTCGCCAATCCGTCAAGATTACCTTGAAACGGCTATCCGCTGGCTTGCGTCGCGCGACGGCAAGGAAATTGAAGATTATATGGCAGAACACCAGCACGACACTAATTGTAATGAACTATGGCTTTATTTCCAGGCTGTCATAAATTGGGTAAAAGCAACTTTCACCGAATACCGAAGCAAGGAAATGAAAGGGCTTGAATGGGGTATTTTCTACAACAAATACAAAGATGATAAGTACGACCCGAAACAACTTGAAGCTCGAATTGTTGAACTTATGGATGATGAAGATGTAACAAAGTATTCCGGCATATATGAATATCTGCTTGACGGGGACGAACGACATTTAAGCATAAGAGCGTTTACCCCGAAAATGGCACGGGTAGCATATGAGCGGCAAAAAGGTATTTGCCCGAAGTGCAAAAAGCACTTTGAAATTGCCGATATGCAGGCAGACCACATAACCCCATGGAGCAAGGGCGGCAAAACAATAGTTGAAAACTGTCAAATGCTATGCGCTGATTGTAACAGACGCAAAAGCAACGTCTAA
- a CDS encoding type II toxin-antitoxin system HicB family antitoxin, with product MRTYPVIIEQDDTGYVVSCPSFHGCYSQGDTIDEALKNIKEAIELCLDDEEIPIGSVIVGNVVLER from the coding sequence GTGAGAACTTACCCTGTTATTATTGAGCAGGATGACACTGGCTATGTTGTATCATGTCCTTCTTTTCATGGATGTTATTCTCAAGGAGATACGATAGATGAAGCCCTGAAAAACATAAAAGAAGCAATTGAATTATGCCTTGACGATGAAGAAATTCCAATTGGCAGTGTTATAGTTGGTAATGTGGTGTTAGAAAGATGA
- the istB gene encoding IS21-like element helper ATPase IstB produces MINSTTMNKLHDMRLSAMADAFKRQLSDEKYQELSFEERVGILVDVEWAKRRSNKLLHLIKKADFRYPQASIEDIEYHADRKLDKAQILRLSGCAYIQEKRNLIIMGASGNGKSYVACAFGMAACRNYYTVKYIRLPDLLDELSVARGEGVYQVVMKKYKKVGLLILDEWLLTPLKDTQAMDLLEIVEARHQNASTIFCTQFAPRGWHEKIGEDTLADAILDRIVHDSYTILIDGKVSMRERHGIKN; encoded by the coding sequence ATGATTAATTCTACGACCATGAACAAGCTGCATGACATGCGACTCTCCGCTATGGCGGATGCTTTCAAACGCCAACTGTCTGATGAGAAATATCAGGAGCTATCGTTTGAAGAACGGGTTGGTATTCTTGTTGATGTGGAATGGGCTAAACGCAGAAGCAATAAACTGCTCCATCTCATTAAAAAAGCAGATTTCCGCTATCCTCAGGCTAGCATTGAAGATATTGAATACCATGCCGACAGGAAACTAGATAAGGCACAAATCCTACGGCTATCTGGGTGCGCTTACATCCAGGAGAAACGCAACCTCATCATCATGGGTGCCTCTGGAAACGGGAAATCTTATGTTGCCTGTGCTTTTGGTATGGCGGCTTGTCGCAACTATTATACCGTTAAGTATATCCGACTACCGGATCTTCTGGATGAACTGTCAGTGGCTCGAGGTGAAGGTGTCTATCAGGTGGTGATGAAGAAGTACAAAAAGGTTGGCTTACTCATTTTGGATGAATGGCTCTTAACTCCACTTAAAGACACCCAGGCAATGGATCTCCTTGAGATCGTTGAAGCAAGACATCAGAATGCTTCTACTATTTTTTGCACCCAATTTGCTCCACGTGGGTGGCATGAAAAGATCGGCGAAGATACACTAGCAGATGCCATTCTTGATCGTATTGTCCATGATTCCTATACCATCCTTATTGACGGCAAAGTGTCAATGAGGGAACGACATGGGATTAAAAATTGA
- a CDS encoding helix-turn-helix domain-containing protein, with translation MAISYNKLWKLLIDKGIKKTELKTLAGVSTNVIAKLGKNNPVSMETLAKICTALNCDISDIVEMTGDTGNGGK, from the coding sequence GTGGCTATAAGCTATAACAAACTATGGAAATTGTTAATAGATAAAGGTATCAAAAAAACAGAACTAAAAACGCTGGCGGGAGTCAGCACAAACGTAATCGCCAAGTTGGGCAAGAACAACCCTGTTTCAATGGAAACGCTGGCTAAAATTTGTACCGCCTTAAATTGCGATATATCCGACATCGTAGAAATGACGGGTGACACAGGAAACGGGGGTAAATGA
- a CDS encoding adenine-specific methyltransferase EcoRI family protein — translation MAGNSNLNDSARNKQDEFYTQLSLIESELKYYKGHFKGKVVLCNCDDPFESNYFKYFAMNFNSLGLKKLIATCYATSPIIYTQLDIFDTETVAGKESSKRKPYKIEITEVTDENQDGRVDLSDVEYLLRNHKNVLTLLESDGDFRSPECVELLKQSDIIVTNPPFSLFRDYIAQLMEHGKEFLIIGNLNAVKYKEILPLFMTDKIWLGNNSGHYWFRVPDTYEEKATDFKIDETGQKWRRMGNICWFTNLDMEKRHEDMTLFRTYSPDIYPKYDNYDAIEVSRTADIPCDYHGVIGVPITFMTRHNPAQFSIVGVLNSGSGNEYDYAKAILNGKQLYARILIRRKQGEI, via the coding sequence GTGGCAGGTAACAGCAACTTGAACGATTCCGCAAGGAACAAACAGGACGAGTTTTATACTCAATTATCGCTTATTGAGAGTGAACTAAAATATTACAAGGGACATTTCAAGGGCAAAGTCGTTTTGTGTAATTGTGATGACCCCTTTGAAAGTAACTATTTCAAATATTTTGCAATGAACTTTAATTCGTTAGGATTGAAAAAGCTGATTGCGACTTGTTATGCAACGTCGCCGATTATCTATACACAGCTGGATATATTCGATACTGAAACTGTTGCCGGTAAAGAAAGTAGCAAGAGAAAACCATACAAGATTGAAATCACAGAGGTTACAGACGAAAACCAAGACGGGCGTGTTGACCTTTCCGACGTAGAATACCTTTTAAGAAATCATAAAAACGTCCTTACCCTATTGGAGAGTGACGGTGATTTTCGTTCCCCTGAATGTGTCGAACTTTTGAAGCAATCTGATATTATTGTAACTAACCCGCCCTTTTCGCTGTTCCGCGACTATATAGCACAACTAATGGAACATGGAAAAGAGTTTTTAATAATCGGCAATTTGAACGCCGTTAAATACAAAGAGATTCTGCCTTTGTTTATGACTGACAAAATATGGCTTGGCAATAATAGCGGGCATTACTGGTTTAGGGTTCCCGACACATACGAAGAAAAGGCGACAGATTTTAAGATTGATGAAACAGGGCAAAAATGGCGCAGAATGGGTAATATCTGTTGGTTTACTAACCTTGATATGGAAAAACGTCACGAAGATATGACCCTTTTTAGGACGTATTCTCCCGATATTTACCCGAAATATGATAATTACGACGCAATAGAGGTTAGCAGAACTGCCGATATACCTTGCGATTATCACGGTGTTATAGGTGTGCCAATTACATTTATGACAAGGCATAATCCGGCACAATTTTCTATTGTCGGAGTGTTAAATAGCGGTAGTGGCAATGAGTATGATTATGCGAAAGCGATACTAAACGGCAAACAACTATATGCAAGAATTCTAATTCGCAGAAAGCAGGGGGAAATATGA
- a CDS encoding transposase family protein gives MEPKSGKLNRKMETAIVALLNQPTITLAAEDAGISETTLWRWLQRGDFAKAYREARKQAVNQAIAHIQRISGEAVDTLREVMNDGKKETARVTAARAILELTLKAYEIEDLEERLEALEERMRNNEHH, from the coding sequence ATGGAACCGAAAAGCGGAAAATTGAACCGAAAAATGGAAACGGCCATTGTGGCCCTCCTCAACCAACCTACCATCACCCTGGCTGCTGAGGACGCCGGAATATCGGAAACCACCCTTTGGCGGTGGTTGCAACGTGGGGATTTTGCCAAAGCCTATAGAGAAGCCCGGAAACAAGCGGTCAACCAGGCCATAGCCCATATTCAAAGAATATCAGGTGAAGCGGTGGACACCCTCCGGGAAGTGATGAACGATGGAAAGAAGGAAACAGCCCGAGTGACAGCAGCCCGGGCCATCTTAGAACTTACCCTCAAGGCTTATGAAATTGAGGACCTCGAGGAACGCTTAGAAGCCCTGGAAGAAAGGATGAGGAACAATGAACACCATTGA
- a CDS encoding helix-turn-helix domain-containing protein has protein sequence MPKVVFGKEYYNIKEISEMLGITDVTIRSYYSSGRMKGVKLGNAWYSTQEDIEDFLNTRTKPRNKRKK, from the coding sequence ATGCCAAAAGTTGTATTTGGGAAAGAGTATTATAACATCAAGGAAATATCAGAAATGCTTGGTATTACAGATGTCACTATCCGGAGTTATTATTCATCCGGGAGAATGAAAGGGGTTAAATTGGGGAATGCTTGGTATTCCACCCAGGAAGATATCGAGGATTTCTTAAACACCAGGACCAAACCGAGGAATAAAAGAAAAAAGTGA
- a CDS encoding type II toxin-antitoxin system HicA family toxin produces the protein MTPKLPVISGRDCVKALEKIGYKVVRQRGSHLRLKDTNGKLLPVTVPDHKELRPGLVKKILNDANLTVEELIKLL, from the coding sequence ATGACTCCTAAGCTCCCGGTAATTTCTGGTAGGGACTGTGTTAAAGCTCTTGAAAAAATTGGTTATAAAGTGGTAAGACAAAGAGGCAGTCATTTAAGACTAAAGGATACGAACGGGAAGCTGCTTCCAGTAACAGTGCCAGACCACAAAGAACTACGTCCGGGGTTAGTTAAAAAGATATTAAACGATGCAAACCTAACTGTGGAAGAATTAATTAAATTATTGTAA
- the istA gene encoding IS21 family transposase, with the protein MIKYREILRLHSQGVSQRGIAASCQCSWTTIRNVVERAERHEISWPFDKNMSDADLQELLFPEKRSQSNRKIPDCEYVHKEMAKSGVTLSLLWHEYHEQCRFNGEIPLMYSQFCRYYHKYANTTKATMRIKRKPGEMLEVDWAGKTGFIVDNLTGELIPAYIFVASLSCSQYAYVEAFLSMDMESWVNAHVHAFKYFGGVARILVPDNLKTSVDKASRPDPKINRTYQEMAEHYGTAVIPARVRRPKDKPHAESTVGIISTWIIASLRNQQFFSLHELNSAIRLKLEEFNQKPFQKKPGSRKSAFLEEEKALLLPLPTSPYELATWSTASVQYDYHIIVDKNHYSVPYEYIRHQVEVRITSKTVEVFYHNHRIASHIRIRGQEGQIVTVPDHMPEKHKQYLAVNADHFRNWAASIGPHAVIVVNALLSASRVEKQGYRSCTSLMKLADKYSLSRFEEACQRALCYTPSPSFKIIQTILKTGQDRISVQSDRQKATKDNPNIYGFVRGAGYYGGKDND; encoded by the coding sequence ATGATCAAGTATCGAGAAATTCTTCGGCTTCACAGCCAAGGTGTGAGTCAACGTGGCATTGCTGCCAGTTGCCAGTGCTCATGGACCACAATCCGTAATGTGGTTGAACGGGCAGAAAGGCATGAGATTTCATGGCCTTTCGATAAAAACATGTCGGATGCAGATCTTCAGGAACTCCTTTTTCCGGAAAAAAGGAGTCAGTCCAATCGAAAAATACCGGATTGCGAATATGTTCATAAAGAAATGGCCAAAAGTGGTGTCACCTTAAGTTTGTTGTGGCATGAGTACCATGAACAATGCCGCTTCAATGGTGAAATCCCACTCATGTACAGCCAATTCTGTCGGTATTATCATAAGTATGCCAATACCACCAAAGCCACTATGCGCATTAAGCGCAAACCCGGTGAAATGCTGGAAGTGGACTGGGCTGGAAAGACTGGTTTTATTGTTGATAATCTAACCGGTGAACTTATTCCAGCCTATATCTTCGTAGCGAGCCTATCTTGCAGCCAGTATGCCTATGTAGAAGCCTTCCTGTCAATGGATATGGAAAGCTGGGTCAATGCTCATGTTCATGCGTTCAAATACTTTGGTGGAGTGGCCAGAATCCTCGTGCCAGACAATTTAAAAACCAGTGTAGATAAAGCCTCTCGACCAGATCCCAAGATTAATAGAACCTATCAAGAAATGGCCGAGCATTACGGGACAGCAGTCATTCCAGCCCGAGTCAGGCGCCCCAAAGACAAGCCCCATGCCGAAAGTACGGTGGGTATTATTTCCACCTGGATCATTGCCTCTTTGCGAAACCAACAGTTCTTTTCATTACACGAACTGAATAGCGCCATCCGTCTTAAGCTGGAAGAATTCAACCAGAAACCTTTTCAAAAGAAGCCGGGAAGCAGGAAAAGCGCCTTCCTAGAAGAGGAAAAAGCACTGCTTTTGCCTTTGCCTACTTCCCCATACGAGCTTGCCACCTGGTCAACGGCGTCCGTACAGTACGATTATCACATAATTGTGGATAAAAATCACTACTCAGTGCCCTATGAGTACATCCGGCATCAAGTGGAGGTACGTATAACCAGCAAAACTGTTGAAGTTTTTTACCACAATCATCGCATTGCTTCCCATATTCGGATTCGCGGTCAGGAAGGCCAGATTGTCACGGTACCGGATCACATGCCAGAGAAACATAAACAGTACCTGGCTGTAAATGCTGATCATTTTAGGAATTGGGCTGCTTCCATTGGACCTCATGCCGTCATTGTGGTGAATGCTCTTTTGTCAGCATCAAGAGTTGAGAAACAAGGTTACCGTTCTTGTACATCGCTTATGAAACTCGCTGACAAGTATTCTTTATCCCGCTTTGAAGAAGCGTGCCAGCGGGCACTTTGTTACACGCCCAGTCCGAGTTTCAAAATCATCCAGACCATCCTCAAAACCGGTCAGGATAGAATATCAGTCCAATCAGATCGACAAAAAGCGACAAAAGACAATCCCAACATCTACGGATTTGTCCGGGGTGCCGGCTACTATGGAGGAAAAGACAATGATTAA
- a CDS encoding helix-turn-helix domain-containing protein: protein MDKDFLTVKEVAQKLNVSEFTIKRRIKEKRLRAYKFGGEYRISESDLQEFIKSSMVK from the coding sequence ATGGATAAAGATTTTTTGACGGTCAAAGAAGTGGCTCAAAAACTAAATGTATCAGAATTTACAATAAAAAGGAGAATTAAAGAAAAAAGGTTGCGGGCTTATAAATTTGGTGGTGAGTATAGAATTTCAGAATCTGATTTACAAGAATTTATCAAAAGTTCTATGGTAAAATAG